CGCGGGCAATACTTCCGCAACTCCAGGCGACTCGGATCATTCCGCCGATTCTTCTCGGAGGTGTATGGTCGCTCTTTGCACTCCGTGCATTCGAGCGTTATGACCATCCGATCCGCCTTGCTCTTCTTCGCCATTATACATCACCCACTTCCGGCGGT
The Thermomicrobiales bacterium genome window above contains:
- the rpmG gene encoding 50S ribosomal protein L33; its protein translation is MAKKSKADRMVITLECTECKERPYTSEKNRRNDPSRLELRKYCPRCRSHRLFRETR